From the Microbacterium sp. W4I4 genome, one window contains:
- a CDS encoding LCP family protein: MKRTPMAKHAPHSTPTAWGSLLWMLGIGLAVVTVSAVAIAGFVIMDLAQRVGKDAVTLEGAPKAPPPSLGEFPGAFSILLIGTDECGALSKKMLGPRCEREDGILNDINLLVHVSAAPRRVTAVSLPRDLMLEVPQCTREDGSTASAMRKAPINTVYSHAGLSCVAKTVTQLSGIDVDFAAKLSFDGVMEITDAIGGVEVCIGPEGLHDPHNTGLDWGPGPRTIKGYDALQFIRVRHGIGDGSDLSRISNQQQYMSRLARTILSSETLTDIPKMIRLAGTIVDNVQASSELADPLRLAQLALAMKDVRFDDFLFLQLPTVEDPQAPEQRVVENTAAAAPMWKAIIDGRSMRITGTASSHGSATVETPTAPPAGQPSASPSSKPSSTPGSTPGDETVLSPQISGIDLNQQTCTSSR; encoded by the coding sequence ATGAAGCGGACCCCGATGGCGAAGCACGCTCCGCACTCCACCCCCACCGCATGGGGTTCGCTGCTGTGGATGCTGGGCATCGGCCTCGCCGTCGTCACCGTCTCCGCGGTGGCCATCGCAGGGTTCGTGATCATGGATCTCGCGCAGCGGGTGGGCAAGGATGCCGTGACGCTCGAGGGCGCCCCGAAGGCGCCGCCGCCCTCGCTCGGCGAGTTCCCCGGCGCGTTCTCGATCCTGCTGATCGGCACGGACGAGTGCGGCGCACTCTCGAAGAAGATGCTCGGACCGCGCTGCGAGCGCGAGGACGGCATCCTGAACGACATCAACCTGCTCGTGCACGTGTCCGCGGCACCCCGCCGGGTGACGGCCGTCTCCCTCCCCCGTGACCTGATGCTGGAGGTGCCGCAGTGCACACGGGAAGACGGCAGTACGGCATCCGCAATGCGCAAGGCTCCGATCAACACCGTCTACTCGCACGCCGGACTGTCGTGCGTGGCGAAGACGGTGACGCAGCTGAGCGGAATCGACGTCGACTTCGCCGCCAAGCTCAGCTTCGACGGAGTCATGGAGATCACCGACGCCATCGGCGGAGTCGAGGTGTGCATCGGCCCGGAGGGTCTGCACGACCCGCACAACACCGGATTGGACTGGGGACCGGGTCCCCGGACCATCAAGGGCTACGACGCCCTGCAGTTCATCCGGGTGCGGCACGGCATCGGCGACGGCAGCGACCTGTCGCGCATCTCCAACCAGCAGCAGTACATGTCGAGGCTCGCCCGCACCATCCTCAGCAGCGAGACGCTCACCGACATCCCCAAGATGATCCGACTGGCCGGCACGATCGTCGACAACGTGCAGGCCAGCAGCGAACTGGCCGACCCGCTGCGGCTCGCCCAGCTGGCGCTCGCGATGAAGGACGTGCGGTTCGACGACTTCCTGTTCCTGCAGCTGCCCACGGTGGAGGATCCACAGGCACCGGAGCAGCGGGTGGTGGAGAACACCGCCGCAGCGGCGCCGATGTGGAAGGCGATCATCGACGGTCGGTCCATGCGGATCACCGGCACGGCGAGCAGCCACGGCAGCGCGACCGTGGAGACGCCGACCGCACCGCCTGCAGGGCAGCCCTCGGCATCCCCCTCGTCGAAGCCCTCCTCGACGCCCGGGTCGACGCCCGGGGACGAGACCGTGCTCTCCCCTCAGATCAGCGGCATCGACCTGAACCAGCAGACCTGCACCAGCTCCCGCTGA
- a CDS encoding spermidine synthase, whose product MGRVRGRDAENPRARLDHGGIAEIAPSEFAGGFELIVDGTPQSHVDPEDATHLHFEYIVRMGAVIDQLGASASAPLSVVHLGAGALTIPRYIAATRPGSRQQVIELEAPLVELVREHLPLPRGAAIRIRIGDAREGLRRLPPAMTGNCDLVVSDVFSGAQTPAHLTSVEFYREIATLLSPTGVLLVNVADGPGLAFARRQVATSASVFPDVALLADAQVLKGRRFGNLVLAASATDLPTDWLPRLLAAGPHPAKIAQGAEVAAFARGAALVTDADAVASPKPDSGLFLR is encoded by the coding sequence ATGGGACGTGTGCGCGGGCGTGATGCCGAGAACCCCCGGGCACGGCTGGACCACGGCGGCATCGCCGAGATCGCCCCGAGCGAGTTCGCCGGCGGCTTCGAGCTGATCGTCGACGGCACCCCGCAGTCGCACGTGGATCCGGAAGACGCCACTCACCTGCACTTCGAGTACATCGTGCGGATGGGCGCGGTCATCGATCAGCTCGGCGCCTCGGCATCCGCTCCCCTCAGCGTCGTGCACCTGGGGGCGGGCGCCCTCACGATCCCGCGCTACATCGCCGCCACGCGACCGGGCTCGCGCCAGCAGGTGATCGAACTCGAGGCACCCCTCGTCGAGCTCGTGCGCGAGCACCTTCCACTGCCGCGGGGAGCGGCCATCCGCATCCGGATCGGCGACGCGCGCGAAGGGCTGCGACGCCTGCCACCGGCGATGACCGGCAACTGCGACCTCGTCGTGTCGGACGTGTTCTCCGGCGCGCAGACGCCCGCACACCTGACGAGCGTGGAGTTCTACCGCGAGATCGCGACACTGCTCTCCCCCACCGGCGTTCTGCTGGTGAACGTCGCCGACGGCCCAGGGCTGGCCTTCGCGCGGCGGCAGGTCGCGACGTCCGCGTCCGTGTTCCCGGATGTGGCGCTGCTGGCGGACGCGCAGGTGCTCAAGGGCCGCAGGTTCGGGAACCTCGTGCTCGCGGCATCCGCCACCGACCTGCCGACCGACTGGCTGCCCCGACTGCTGGCCGCAGGCCCGCACCCGGCGAAGATCGCGCAGGGCGCGGAGGTCGCCGCGTTCGCGCGCGGCGCGGCACTGGTGACGGATGCCGATGCCGTGGCGTCCCCGAAGCCCGACTCCGGACTCTTCCTGCGCTGA
- a CDS encoding SprT-like domain-containing protein: MADLNRVRVWAQALITMHLDASWTFDFDHAKRRAGLCDYRRKRITVSRYLAARFEDDEVHQTLLHEVAHAVAGHAAAHGPEWKRVARDLGYVGGTTHHGETATELAPWVGRCPAGHVTYRHRRPARETSCAKCSRRFDQRYLFTWTRREITPADRLAAQLPR; encoded by the coding sequence ATGGCTGATCTGAACCGCGTGCGCGTCTGGGCACAGGCGCTGATCACCATGCATCTCGATGCATCGTGGACGTTCGACTTCGATCACGCCAAGCGCCGCGCGGGGCTGTGCGACTACCGCCGCAAGCGCATAACGGTATCGCGGTATCTGGCCGCCCGGTTCGAGGACGACGAGGTGCATCAGACACTGCTGCACGAGGTGGCGCACGCCGTCGCCGGTCACGCCGCCGCGCACGGGCCGGAGTGGAAGCGCGTCGCTCGCGACCTGGGTTACGTCGGCGGCACGACGCATCACGGCGAGACGGCGACCGAACTCGCACCGTGGGTCGGGCGCTGCCCCGCGGGACACGTCACCTACCGTCACCGCCGACCGGCACGGGAGACGTCGTGCGCGAAGTGCTCGCGCCGATTCGATCAGCGCTACCTGTTCACCTGGACGCGCCGGGAGATCACGCCGGCCGACCGACTGGCCGCACAGCTGCCGCGCTGA
- a CDS encoding DUF3054 domain-containing protein has translation MRYLPALLVDAVLVLIFAVIGRASHGEDPIGFLLTAWPFLVALIVGHALAALVPMRPRRPWSLGWGVIAWVVTVAGGMLLRIATGDTAETPFIIVASIVLAVFLLGWRLITLLVRRYRAPRENA, from the coding sequence ATGAGGTACCTGCCCGCGCTCCTCGTCGATGCTGTTCTCGTGCTGATCTTCGCCGTGATCGGTCGTGCCTCGCATGGGGAGGATCCGATCGGATTCCTGCTCACCGCCTGGCCGTTCCTCGTCGCGCTGATCGTCGGGCACGCACTCGCCGCGCTGGTGCCGATGCGTCCGCGTCGTCCCTGGTCGCTGGGCTGGGGCGTGATCGCCTGGGTGGTCACGGTGGCAGGCGGGATGCTGCTGCGCATCGCCACGGGAGACACAGCGGAGACGCCGTTCATCATCGTGGCCTCGATCGTGCTGGCGGTGTTCCTGCTGGGCTGGCGTCTGATCACGCTGCTCGTGCGCCGCTACCGCGCACCCCGCGAGAACGCCTGA
- a CDS encoding 2-phosphosulfolactate phosphatase, with product MPSPFDQSYYQVRLEWGTEGLARLAPADIVVVVDVLRFSSTMADVVAAGGTVPLEDARDWSSNGAAVATAAAETGAVVLLGGIRNAAATARAVMTLQERRADRTSVTILAAGERTPDGDLRHAVEDQLGAGAVIAALTDLGIDHSAPDGAVASESFRALRRALRHLLTASGSGRELAVGVASTARMAESGIRPATVEEAAELDAVDAVPVLRDGVFERFA from the coding sequence ATGCCGTCGCCGTTCGATCAGTCTTACTACCAGGTCCGTCTCGAGTGGGGCACGGAGGGGCTCGCCCGCCTCGCCCCCGCCGACATCGTCGTGGTGGTCGACGTGCTGCGCTTCAGCTCGACCATGGCGGATGTCGTCGCGGCCGGCGGCACCGTGCCGCTCGAGGATGCCAGGGACTGGTCCAGCAACGGCGCAGCGGTGGCCACCGCGGCGGCTGAGACCGGCGCCGTCGTGCTGCTCGGCGGCATCCGCAACGCCGCCGCGACCGCCCGTGCGGTCATGACCCTTCAGGAGCGCCGCGCCGACCGCACCTCCGTGACGATCCTCGCCGCGGGGGAGCGCACCCCTGATGGAGACCTGCGCCACGCGGTGGAGGACCAGCTCGGAGCCGGCGCGGTGATCGCGGCGCTGACCGACCTGGGCATCGATCACTCCGCCCCCGACGGTGCTGTGGCCTCCGAATCCTTCCGCGCGCTGCGCCGGGCGCTGCGCCACCTGCTGACCGCGAGCGGCTCGGGGCGGGAGCTGGCCGTCGGTGTTGCGTCCACCGCACGGATGGCCGAATCCGGCATCCGCCCCGCGACCGTCGAAGAGGCCGCCGAGCTGGATGCCGTCGACGCCGTGCCCGTGCTGCGCGACGGAGTGTTCGAGCGCTTCGCCTGA
- a CDS encoding ABC transporter permease, whose translation MTAAAALTTVVPETKATTGRLAWLRERGMGASVLVAALAAAFGVVLVEVTAYIGATLQADPFIGDSGTLAVVVAILSVLLTAVAMYVAAVVTANTFSTIIAGRTRRIALMRLIGASARSQRAEVTGQGFVVGVIGAVAGLVVGLGFSALGIAVGDSLLDGAPESFSLLQPGVLLPVIGVALTTWLAAHIGSRRVLTVTPLQALGGSVERTHEDVSRRVGRNVGALVLIISGAALLFLGVLLGLVTPLGVVVAFVGGVLSFTGIVTGAVLVMPPVLRLVGRMFGRSATARLAAENALRYPERSSRMAIGVVMGVALVTMFAVALESSKALLMRQGDGSGADDMFAPMDAFAAIMMVLVAVSAVIAAVGLVNLLTIGVVQRKRELGLLRAIGLTGAQVRRMVLLEALHVTVAATVTGLVLGIAYGWIAAQSLLGAVPVLPDYEPAGLVLPAIPWLPVVVIVVATALLTVIAAVAPTRLATRVAPVEALAAD comes from the coding sequence ATGACCGCCGCCGCGGCGCTCACCACGGTCGTGCCGGAGACGAAGGCGACCACCGGGCGCCTGGCCTGGCTGCGCGAGCGGGGGATGGGAGCCAGCGTCCTGGTCGCGGCTCTCGCCGCCGCCTTCGGCGTCGTGCTCGTCGAGGTGACCGCTTACATCGGTGCGACTCTGCAGGCGGATCCGTTCATCGGTGACAGCGGCACACTCGCGGTGGTGGTCGCCATCCTGTCGGTGCTGCTGACGGCCGTCGCGATGTACGTCGCCGCGGTGGTCACCGCCAACACGTTCTCGACGATCATCGCCGGCCGTACGCGGCGCATCGCGCTGATGCGGCTGATCGGGGCATCCGCGCGCTCGCAGCGCGCCGAGGTCACCGGGCAGGGCTTCGTCGTCGGCGTGATCGGCGCCGTCGCCGGACTGGTCGTCGGTCTGGGCTTCTCCGCACTCGGGATCGCGGTCGGCGACAGTCTGCTCGACGGAGCGCCCGAGTCCTTCTCCCTGCTGCAGCCGGGCGTGCTGCTGCCGGTGATCGGGGTCGCGCTGACCACGTGGCTTGCCGCGCACATCGGCTCGCGCCGGGTGCTGACGGTCACCCCGCTGCAGGCCCTGGGCGGTTCGGTCGAGCGCACCCACGAGGACGTCAGCCGCCGGGTCGGCCGGAACGTGGGGGCCCTTGTGCTGATCATCAGCGGCGCCGCGCTGCTGTTCCTCGGCGTCCTGCTCGGACTCGTCACTCCGCTGGGCGTCGTGGTCGCCTTCGTCGGTGGGGTGCTCTCCTTCACCGGGATCGTCACCGGAGCGGTGCTCGTCATGCCGCCCGTGCTGCGTCTGGTCGGCCGGATGTTCGGCCGCAGCGCCACGGCGCGTCTGGCCGCCGAGAACGCGCTGCGCTACCCGGAGCGGTCGAGCCGGATGGCGATCGGCGTGGTGATGGGCGTGGCCCTCGTGACGATGTTCGCCGTCGCGCTGGAGTCGTCGAAGGCGCTGTTGATGCGCCAGGGCGACGGCAGCGGCGCCGACGACATGTTCGCCCCGATGGACGCCTTCGCCGCGATCATGATGGTGCTGGTCGCCGTCTCCGCGGTGATCGCCGCAGTGGGGCTCGTGAATCTGCTCACCATCGGGGTCGTGCAGCGCAAGCGCGAGCTGGGTCTGCTGCGCGCGATCGGACTCACCGGAGCGCAGGTGCGCCGCATGGTGCTGCTGGAGGCGCTGCACGTCACGGTCGCCGCCACCGTGACCGGGCTCGTGCTCGGCATCGCCTACGGCTGGATCGCCGCGCAGTCGCTGCTCGGTGCGGTGCCCGTGCTGCCCGATTACGAACCCGCGGGGCTGGTGCTGCCCGCGATCCCGTGGCTGCCGGTCGTGGTGATCGTCGTGGCGACAGCCCTGCTGACCGTGATCGCCGCCGTCGCTCCCACACGCCTCGCGACCCGGGTGGCTCCCGTCGAGGCGCTCGCCGCGGACTGA
- a CDS encoding ABC transporter ATP-binding protein, giving the protein MEITTSDLGLAARVQHLTKSYGTGAAGVRALDDISVGIRRGQFTAIMGPSGSGKSTLMHIMAGLDAPTEGRAWIGDTEITGLGDLEMTILRRRRVGFIFQAFNLVPTLDAIGNILLPFELDGRRPTAIEKARIDGLVERLGLASRLNHRPHELSGGQQQRVAIARALATAPDLVFADEPTGNLDSRSGREVLGLLAAASRDHGQSIAMVTHDAIAAAHADRVLFLGDGRIVADHPRQSAEQISAYMLAAEVAA; this is encoded by the coding sequence ATGGAGATCACGACTTCGGACCTCGGCCTCGCCGCACGCGTCCAGCACCTCACCAAGTCCTACGGCACCGGCGCTGCCGGCGTGCGCGCACTGGATGACATCAGCGTCGGCATCCGTCGTGGCCAGTTCACCGCGATCATGGGGCCGTCCGGCTCCGGCAAGTCCACGCTCATGCACATCATGGCCGGACTCGACGCTCCCACCGAGGGTCGCGCCTGGATCGGCGACACCGAGATCACCGGCCTCGGCGACCTGGAGATGACCATCCTGCGCCGTCGACGTGTGGGATTCATCTTCCAGGCGTTCAACCTGGTTCCCACCCTCGACGCGATCGGCAACATCCTGCTGCCCTTCGAACTCGACGGACGCCGCCCCACCGCCATCGAGAAGGCCCGCATCGATGGGCTCGTCGAGAGGCTCGGACTGGCATCGCGCCTGAACCACCGCCCCCACGAACTCTCCGGCGGCCAGCAGCAGCGCGTCGCGATCGCCCGCGCGCTCGCCACCGCGCCCGACCTGGTCTTCGCCGACGAGCCGACCGGAAACCTCGATTCGCGCAGCGGCCGCGAGGTGCTCGGACTGCTCGCCGCTGCGAGCCGCGACCACGGCCAGTCGATCGCGATGGTCACGCACGACGCCATCGCCGCGGCGCACGCCGACCGGGTGCTGTTCCTCGGCGACGGCCGCATCGTCGCCGATCACCCGCGGCAGAGCGCGGAGCAGATCTCCGCGTACATGCTCGCCGCGGAGGTGGCGGCATGA
- a CDS encoding response regulator transcription factor → MIRVVLVDDQALFRAGVRMLVSSQPDMDVVGEAGDGKEAIEVVERTRPDVVLMDIRMPVMDGLTATAELLTRPDPPRIVMLTTFDLDEAAARAIRQGASGFLLKDADPEFLLAAIRTVDSGSSVIAASATRDLFAHFAPETKPVPPSYSDLTDREREIFALAARGLSNSEIAAREYLSEATVKTHISRILTKLALRDRVQLVVFAFEHGLN, encoded by the coding sequence ATGATCAGGGTGGTGTTGGTCGACGATCAGGCGCTGTTCCGTGCCGGAGTGCGGATGCTGGTCTCGTCGCAGCCGGACATGGATGTCGTCGGCGAGGCGGGGGACGGCAAGGAGGCGATCGAGGTCGTCGAGCGCACCCGGCCGGATGTCGTGCTGATGGACATCCGGATGCCGGTGATGGACGGGCTCACCGCGACCGCCGAGCTGCTGACGCGCCCCGATCCACCGCGCATCGTCATGCTCACCACCTTCGACCTCGACGAGGCCGCGGCCCGCGCCATCAGGCAGGGCGCGAGTGGCTTCCTGCTCAAGGACGCCGATCCGGAGTTCCTGCTCGCCGCGATCCGCACGGTGGATTCCGGGTCGAGCGTGATCGCGGCATCCGCCACGCGCGACCTGTTCGCGCATTTCGCCCCCGAGACCAAGCCGGTGCCGCCGTCGTACTCCGATCTCACCGACCGCGAGCGGGAGATCTTCGCGCTCGCCGCCCGCGGGCTGTCGAACTCCGAGATCGCCGCCCGCGAATATCTCAGCGAGGCGACCGTGAAGACCCACATCAGCCGCATCCTCACCAAACTCGCGCTGCGCGACCGCGTGCAGCTGGTCGTCTTCGCGTTCGAGCACGGCCTCAACTGA
- a CDS encoding sensor histidine kinase, translating into MIRPISRTWLVLDIVGSVLGLLITVPLSFLFGMGWLSAWMGPGLLANSVVVVVGIAMWGAAAISRLSPVLALIIAWAAALLQMVAGLSPLPLNIAVFVVLFATAAWGSRRLLWIGAISAGVGGLVAGTYIALIQLRETGLSADLGSATQLVWLALLAATSVGFALVIAWGSGFIWRVIRAGRATRQAQLQAEAVAAEEQERVRIARDMHDIVAHSLAVVIAQSDGARYAAATQPELAQEALTTIGQTARAALSDVRMLLTQLRHRQGDGPQPTLADLEQLFAHVRGSGIEPRVTIDPMPPGEPPASIQLAVYRILQEALTNALRHGRDGVDIRLSWWPDRVEIDVRNTIATVPVGMGPSGGHGLVGMRERAQLVGGTLTAERIDDQFVVRSTLPVGSVR; encoded by the coding sequence GTGATCCGCCCCATCTCCCGCACCTGGCTCGTGCTCGACATCGTCGGCAGCGTGCTCGGTCTGCTGATCACCGTGCCGCTGTCGTTCCTCTTCGGCATGGGCTGGCTGAGCGCGTGGATGGGACCGGGGCTGCTGGCGAACAGCGTGGTCGTGGTCGTCGGGATCGCGATGTGGGGCGCCGCGGCGATCAGCAGGCTCTCACCGGTCCTCGCGCTGATCATCGCCTGGGCGGCCGCCCTGCTGCAGATGGTGGCGGGCCTGTCGCCGCTGCCTCTGAACATCGCCGTCTTCGTGGTGCTGTTCGCGACGGCCGCGTGGGGCAGCCGACGGCTGCTGTGGATCGGGGCGATCTCCGCGGGTGTCGGCGGTCTGGTCGCCGGCACGTACATCGCGCTGATCCAACTGAGGGAGACCGGGCTGAGCGCGGACCTCGGGTCCGCGACGCAGCTGGTGTGGCTGGCGCTGCTGGCCGCCACCTCAGTCGGCTTCGCCTTGGTCATCGCCTGGGGATCGGGATTCATCTGGCGTGTCATCCGGGCCGGTCGCGCCACCCGTCAGGCGCAGCTGCAGGCCGAGGCGGTCGCGGCGGAGGAGCAGGAGCGCGTACGCATCGCCCGCGACATGCACGACATCGTCGCGCACTCCCTCGCGGTGGTGATCGCCCAGTCCGACGGTGCGCGGTACGCGGCGGCGACGCAGCCCGAGCTCGCGCAGGAGGCGCTCACCACGATCGGGCAGACCGCTCGCGCCGCGCTCTCGGACGTGCGGATGCTGCTCACCCAGCTGCGTCATCGTCAGGGCGACGGCCCGCAGCCCACGCTCGCCGACCTCGAGCAGCTGTTCGCGCACGTCCGAGGCTCCGGCATCGAGCCGCGCGTCACAATCGACCCGATGCCGCCGGGGGAGCCGCCGGCATCCATCCAGCTCGCCGTCTACCGAATCCTGCAGGAGGCGCTGACGAACGCCCTGCGTCACGGCCGGGATGGTGTCGACATCCGCCTGTCCTGGTGGCCGGACCGCGTCGAGATCGACGTGCGCAACACGATCGCGACGGTGCCGGTCGGCATGGGCCCGAGTGGCGGTCACGGCCTGGTCGGCATGCGCGAACGCGCGCAGCTGGTCGGCGGCACGCTGACAGCCGAGCGCATCGATGACCAGTTCGTGGTCCGTTCGACGTTGCCCGTCGGTTCCGTCCGGTAA
- a CDS encoding class I SAM-dependent methyltransferase — protein MAVYTHGHHDSVLRSHNNRTVDNSAAYLAEHLTAGVHLLDVGAGPGTITADFASRVAHVTATEIDPDALSLSQKLAASRAISNIDFAVEDVHALSFADDTFDVVHAHQVLQHVGDPVQALREMRRVAKPGGIVAARDADYAGFIWFPLLPELDEWLRLYSEAARANGGEPDAGRRLLGWARAAGFADVTATASTWCYATPEERAWWGGMWADRIRQSALARQLTSSGMASDADLQRISDAWRAWAADGDGWYLVPHGEILCRA, from the coding sequence ATGGCCGTCTACACGCACGGGCACCACGATTCGGTGCTGCGCTCGCACAACAACCGCACCGTCGACAACTCCGCGGCGTATCTCGCCGAGCACCTCACGGCCGGTGTGCACCTTCTCGACGTCGGCGCGGGGCCCGGCACGATCACGGCCGACTTCGCCTCGCGCGTGGCGCACGTCACGGCCACCGAGATCGATCCGGATGCCCTGAGCCTGTCGCAGAAGCTGGCCGCGTCGCGTGCCATCTCCAACATCGACTTCGCGGTCGAGGACGTGCACGCACTGAGCTTCGCCGATGACACCTTCGACGTCGTGCACGCGCACCAGGTGCTGCAGCACGTCGGCGATCCCGTGCAGGCGCTGCGCGAGATGCGCCGAGTCGCCAAACCCGGCGGCATCGTCGCAGCCCGCGACGCGGACTATGCCGGATTCATCTGGTTCCCGCTGCTGCCCGAACTGGATGAGTGGCTGCGCCTGTACAGCGAGGCGGCGCGGGCGAACGGCGGGGAGCCTGATGCCGGCCGACGACTGCTGGGCTGGGCGCGGGCCGCCGGCTTCGCGGACGTCACGGCGACAGCATCCACCTGGTGCTACGCGACTCCGGAGGAGCGCGCGTGGTGGGGCGGGATGTGGGCCGACCGCATCCGCCAGTCCGCCCTCGCCCGCCAGCTGACTTCGTCGGGGATGGCGTCGGATGCCGATCTGCAGCGCATCAGTGACGCCTGGCGCGCCTGGGCCGCCGACGGCGACGGCTGGTATCTCGTCCCGCACGGCGAGATCCTCTGCCGCGCCTGA
- a CDS encoding AMP-binding protein: MRLHPIDGDDARAVLEALPAALDGARPLALGFTPASDDEVPDGTAAVIATSGSSGVPKKVILSAAALTASGTATAERIGSGRWTLALPAGYVAGLQVLARSLLAGTDPILLEGKLTPTALVDAAGQGGEYISLVPAQVATLIDAADDPDVLAALRAHRAILVGGQALSDSIRIRAMELRVPLVHTYGSSETSGGCVYNGIPLDGVRVGQVDGELRISGPMLATGYLGDPALTDRIFTTDEQGERWYRTGDRGFILDGEVEVHGRLDNVIVSGGINISLDRVERIVRTVPGLEQAVVLGMPDERWGESSVIFAPVPEGGDGRWMLDEARTRVEAGIGRHARPVQLQGGELPMLASGKPDRETLHRRIHEVPPPPA; this comes from the coding sequence ATGAGGCTGCATCCGATCGACGGCGACGACGCGCGCGCGGTGCTCGAGGCGCTGCCGGCGGCCCTCGACGGCGCCCGGCCGCTTGCGCTCGGCTTCACACCGGCATCCGACGACGAGGTTCCGGACGGGACCGCCGCCGTGATCGCCACCTCGGGCTCGAGCGGCGTCCCCAAGAAGGTGATCCTCAGCGCGGCCGCGCTGACGGCGAGCGGCACGGCGACCGCCGAGCGCATCGGCTCCGGGCGATGGACGCTCGCGCTCCCCGCCGGGTACGTCGCCGGTCTGCAGGTGCTGGCGCGCTCCCTGCTCGCCGGCACCGATCCGATCCTGCTCGAAGGAAAGCTGACGCCGACGGCCCTGGTCGACGCCGCAGGTCAGGGGGGCGAGTACATCTCCCTGGTGCCCGCGCAGGTGGCCACGCTGATCGATGCCGCCGACGACCCGGATGTGCTCGCGGCGCTGCGCGCCCACCGGGCGATCCTCGTGGGCGGGCAGGCCCTCTCCGACAGCATCCGGATCCGCGCCATGGAACTGCGTGTGCCGCTCGTGCACACCTACGGATCCAGCGAGACCAGCGGAGGATGCGTGTACAACGGCATCCCGCTGGACGGCGTGCGGGTAGGGCAGGTCGACGGCGAGCTGCGGATCAGCGGGCCGATGCTCGCCACCGGCTACCTGGGCGACCCGGCGCTGACGGATCGCATCTTCACCACCGACGAGCAGGGCGAGCGCTGGTACCGCACGGGCGATCGCGGCTTCATCCTGGACGGCGAGGTCGAAGTGCACGGCCGGCTCGACAACGTGATCGTCTCGGGCGGCATCAACATCTCCCTTGACCGCGTGGAGCGCATCGTGCGCACCGTGCCCGGTCTGGAACAGGCCGTCGTGCTCGGCATGCCCGACGAGCGGTGGGGCGAGTCGTCGGTCATCTTCGCTCCGGTGCCGGAGGGCGGAGACGGGCGATGGATGCTGGACGAGGCCCGCACACGGGTGGAAGCCGGGATCGGCAGGCACGCCCGCCCCGTGCAGTTGCAGGGCGGCGAGCTGCCGATGCTGGCATCCGGCAAACCCGACCGCGAGACACTGCACCGCAGGATCCACGAAGTCCCGCCCCCGCCCGCCTGA